Within the Hermetia illucens chromosome 6, iHerIll2.2.curated.20191125, whole genome shotgun sequence genome, the region caaccgctttggctgccctgttgaggtggaggttcgaagcgaagataagtgtgtcatcggcgaattggatcagttcaacgccgtcatcggggatcggaacgacagccgtgaagatattgtaaaaggttggcccagaaatggatccttgcggtacacccgacgttaccggcaagagatcggagaattcattccccacgctgacataaaagtgcctatcttcgaagaaacttaacgcaagtctaattatcggaacagggaagtcattatctatcaatttgtatataagtctgtttacccacacggagtcgaaggccttttccaaatctaacgcacatgctactgtgggtttattgttgacgttaagtcttgagacgacagtgtcgtgtaggtagctcagcgcgtgctgggttccgtgtttagagcggaatccgaactggtggtcagggataactttgttgagattacaatgctggactagcccaattgtccatgctttctcaaacagtttgccaaggttggataatagggaaatgggcctgaaattgcttggctcgttggaggttcctttcttccggatcgcaataatttttgcaactttccatgtggatggaaagtagccgttattaatacagttgttgaaaactgctaataaaaacttcagtgaggctctggggaggttcttaatgacaaagttcgggatttcatcaggcccggctgaccttttaccgttgaagtttctggttaagtcggtgagttgaggtaaactcagaaaatgttgcgattccgatggcttgactgaggtgttggttgtggtgaattttgttagcttcttggagctctcagagacgaaggccttgattgttgaatcaacaatcgacgatatagccgggttgttttgaggcggaggggaattgagctgagtctcaaaaaattccgcgagaacttgcgctttcctagcgtcactgcagatgtgctccccgttcttggaaagagcgatattgcgggacttatgtttgccggttagcctgttgatatgctgaaacatatctgggccgggcttaatatctgctagtttccttgtcagctctttgttgcggaaattcgccactctttgtcgaattattgtactcagacaattaatccgggaaagcaatgctttatactcagcattaactttatttccgagtttgtggaaaatccgtttgagtttcctacgccatatttgcctgactttcatgtggagcatgatatcgtgagggactgagttatattgtaactcgtcgactttgataagccttgtgtttctgcgtgtagcagtattaatggcatctgtggccaaggtgatggcttcgtcgatctccatgtctgatagattgcggtcagttgcgagttttttcaagttcagccttggtgcaaggtctgccttgaatttgtcccagtcaatgtgggcgaaggaccttacggtggtcatcactcgctttcgcagttgcgaggacgaggacagtttaagttgtactgcgaaatggtcagacatgcctgatagagtagtgcacgatatcacttgaaagttcagggaagtttcctcAGATAGGAGGAAGTAGTCATAGGTTGACTGGCTGCTGGGTCTTGTCGGAGTatctggcaagaccaaatcgacataggctgccgagtaagggtcttggatccatttaagcagggtttccccatttctgttgactgccgtatcgtcccaggaggtgtgcctagagttgaagtcgccaccgaaaatgaggtacttgtactttaactggagattgcccaagatcttaagatcttgttgCTCATTTAGACaattgcatttgatgtagacggaaactaccaaaatccgtctgCCATCagtagttttaactattgccgccGCAGCGGAAGAGGTGAGCAGGTTTCGtataacgacttcctcaaattcatagtctttcctgactaaaagggcagcgccagtgttgttgtcgttccggataatattatacccggtgaattgcacgttatgcctgctattGAGATGAGTTTCTGAAACGCAGTATAGgtctgctttcagactgtcTATCAaaacttgggcagtggcacgttgggcgtgtgagatcagggacgcggagttaaaggtgacgatatttaactccataggtTCATTATAAGTTTTATTGCagcgaattgccgctgctcgTTGGTGGAGGCCGTCGCGAGggattgcaccaattcgcggaaggGTGGAAGCAGGTTGTGATGCCACTCTTGGTAAAGAGTTCCTGGCAGCTTGCGCGTACGATACGCTgggtctggccaagctttgtgacagttgtgtcactgcatgcttggctcgggagctttcattagctcttctttgcttggcagcttccttcctggctaccatttctttaGAAGCTGGGCACCCGCGATAACTCGCTGGGTGGCCTGCTTGACCGCAGTTACAACAGAGTACTCCCTCTGTTGCTGTCCTCGTGCATTCCCCACGAGGGTGTGTCTTCGCGAACTTGACACATCTGTGTACAATAGTACAGTTTTGCGCAATGTGTccaaagttttggcagttgtaacactgcacttcttcaaagCTCATGACTTTCTGCCAGGAgatcttttgatgaaggatataTTTAACCTTCATCACTTctgtgagctcttgagagggctcgaacgtGGCGATAaatagtcccgattgagatttcaTCGGGAGGGTAGGGACTTCTCTATGTAGAGCTTTGTCTCTGCGGGTAACTAAGTTCGCCACCGTGTTGAGTTTGAACTCGGGGTGGTCGGCCTGTAGTTCCTGCAGGATGTCCGTggggtccgtttccctgtggagtcCTCGGATAATTAGCGACTGATTTCGCAAAAAAGGGGGGTCCTTGTTGTGGCGTTAAGCCCTTGCTCTTTCATGAGCGCGAAGACCTGGGCGTGTTCTTCCGCCGTCTCAGTAAAAATGAGGGTTCTgtccgccctcgtgttcttaAGGGATGCTTTCAATCCCATAGCTATAAGCAATCTAAGAAAATGGGGCACATTAAGGTTGTACCCGGTTATGGCggggatttttgtttttttgggttTTGGGGTCGGGGTAGGATTTGTGGATGGCTGTGGCGGGGCAGTTACACTCTTAGCACTAACCTTATTTTTCGTCGCCTTGTTGCGTCTCCGGACGaagttgaaggggtctccttcGTCGATGATGACCTCAGGGTAGGATGCAGGGGATCCCACGATGTCCATCTCAATGGCTTCTTGATGTTGCTCGTTTTGCTGTTGTTGTGACGGTTGCTGGTGTTGTTGTTGTGACGGTTGCTGGTGTTGTTGTTGTGACGGTTGCTGGTGTTGTTGTTGTGACGGTAGTTGATGTTGTCGTTGCTCCAGTTGTTGTCGTGGTTTAAGCTGCGCTGATGCCGTCCCAGCGCGGACCTTCTCTTCCAACGATGCCAATTGCACTTGCAATTGCTTGATGAGCAATTGCTGGCACTCTAGTTGTTGTTCCATTGCTGCCTTCTCGCTCTTCAGGTCTGCAATTTCCTTTTGCAGACCCAAAGTTCCCCCGTTGTCTTC harbors:
- the LOC119660080 gene encoding serum response factor homolog A-like, with the protein product MSAKRSKVIPPGEMSSEEEGSTGPEDNGGTLGLQKEIADLKSEKAAMEQQLECQQLLIKQLQVQLASLEEKVRAGTASAQLKPRQQLEQRQHQLPSQQQHQQPSQQQHQQPSQQQHQQPSQQQQNEQHQEAIEMDIVGSPASYPEVIIDEGDPFNFVRRRNKATKNKRRKPTNNIQRINDVSEDDVGPELPMQSDNNDFEKQHQMPTEASAFDEMRAKYDDVL